One genomic segment of Oncorhynchus kisutch isolate 150728-3 linkage group LG15, Okis_V2, whole genome shotgun sequence includes these proteins:
- the LOC116353622 gene encoding uncharacterized protein LOC116353622 has product MYIGSYIDNYEVSNKDTLTGEITVRAACHRSMRKSEKPHSMRVGKDGVKALRTSDSGPKPLLLCCRKCSVQSSGGPSLPDYSQLNIPAAPPVHSCTDTEQHWHKPRTLSVKPGPVGGIEFRKPINSCADGIRSSLYKALNGYMPDMDSLHVSETYANFSPLPAPLGTTMEMSADMPLVESSFGPVQCGSVLSYQLPQPKTHEIVKIADAPSPPILPLDGYRLQASQCAYVLSHQEQFHLKALETTYEMSQS; this is encoded by the exons ATGTATATAGGAAGCTACATAGACAACTATGAAG TATCTAACAAAGATACTTTGACAGGGGAGATCACCGTGAGGGCTGCCTGTCACAGGTCCATGAGGAAGAGTGAAAAGCCGCACAGCATGAGAGTAGGGAAAG ATGGTGTTAAAGCACTCCGTACCAGTGATAGTGGTCCAAAGCCACTGCTCCTGTGTTGCAGGAAGTGCTCTGTGCAATCATCTGGTGGCCCTTCTTTACCAGACTACTCTCAACTAAACATTCCTGCTGCACCACCAGTTCACAGCTGCACAGACACAGAACAGCATTGGCACAAGCCAAGAACACTT AGTGTGAAGCCAGGTCCGGTTGGTGGGATAGAGTTCCGTAAACCTATTAACTCGTGTGCTGATGGAATAAG aAGTTCACTCTACAAAGCACTCAATGGTTACATGCCTGACATGGACTCTCTCCACGTCTCAGAAACGTATGCCAacttttctccacttcctgcccCTCTTGGGACAACAATGGAAATGTCAGCTGACATGCCCCTGGTTGAGTCCTCCTTTGGGCCAGTGCAATGCGGCAGTGTTCTGTCCTATCAGCTTCCACAGCCAAAGACCCATGAAATTGTGAAGATTGCCGATGCCCCTTCTCCACCAATACTTCCATTAGATGGCTACAGGCTTCAGGCTTCCCAGTGTGCTTACGTCCTTAGCCATCAGGAGCAGTTCCACCTCAAGGCATTAGAGACAACTTACGAGATGTCACAAAGTTGA